The Amblyomma americanum isolate KBUSLIRL-KWMA chromosome 11, ASM5285725v1, whole genome shotgun sequence genome includes the window TAGTCTGGGTGATTAGCACTACTGAAGAGAAGAGGTCGCGGACCTTTTGAGACACGCACTTTGCTATTCGTAGTCAAAGAAGAAAACCTCGAAAATGTGAACGCAAATAATAGGTGCTAGCAggaaaaaagtttaaaaaatctcAGGAATGAATGCCCTTGTAGAACATTCTTCCACGCAATCCATGAGCTGATGTTTCTGAACAATGCGAGTTGCTTTCCACTGTGTCAAGTGCTTAAGAAGTTGTACCCATGGCTGAAAAGCTGCATCCATGTAAAGCTAGTTGCAGTAgattgacggaaatgtttctgataTGCAGTTCAGCTGGCCCCATTCGAAACCCTTTAAAATCGGCCTGTAAAAGTAATCCATGCTGATAACTCTGCAAAGCCCGCATCGCAGGATACGAGAAAGGCGCTGCGCGTCTCACAAACCGTAACGAGTGTATACAGGCCGGCTGCACTCACGTTCAGTTGCAATACACACTGAATGTTGCCCCATGCAGAAACTATTTTTTCGTGTTGCCATGCACACAGAACACATTTCGCTTTTTCGATTTACACGGTTACAGGTATACGTTGTGTCCTTGGTGGCATTGATCGTTTTGTGTGCCTGTATTATGCGCAGCAGTTTTTCCCAACGTGAATTCTATCACGGACATAGGAGAACGACACGAAGTTGATGCCGAAGATTTTGTTCTTGCGAGCCAAAGCCATAAAATTCTGTTCAGTGAATAAAAGATGTTGCATCAGCCTTCAACAAACTCACTTATCATATGACAAATTTTCATATCAACAGTATTTTATCGCGACCAACCTCGCTTCTGCTAAAGCGAACGAAAAAGCTACATATAATAAATGATACATTcgtattagtgcgaaagcaaatTTCGTGCTACATGGAAGAGGACGATGAACAGGCAGTGCcgagagacggagcgctcgcgctaggccagatGGGAACAGACAACGGTCTgctttgctcggggttggtacgggCCGGATCACTTCTTACGCACGAAAAGAGAAATTTGTCATTCTGGCAACGACCTGTAGGAAGACACAATGTTTCGTTTGGTGATCTTTCAACGCTAAATTTCGTGTTCTCTTCAATTTGCTGCCACGAGAGTAAATAATGATCGGTGCGTAAAGTTGCGCTTTCACATAGTGTCACGTGCACGTGGTGACAGCACGCACAGGCCTCCGTTCGTACACGACCTCTGCCGAACAATCCCAAATTACTGTGGCAATAAGCTCGGCCTATTCGCCGAACGTAACTTATAGCGATTTTgcgttgaaaaaataaaaacgaaccgATTGAAACAGTACAGCCCACAGAGACACAGACAGAGATGCAAGATGATGCGTACCTTTCATCATGAACTCGTGGTGCATGATGGCTTCGATGCTCGGCCGCCTGGCGGGCGCCGGTTGGAGAATCCACCGGATGAGGGCGCTCGCTTCGGGGGAGACAGTCGAGGGGATCTTGAATCTATTCATCTTGATTCTGACCACGGTCTCTGCGCTCGACGGCGAATCGAATGGGGGACGCCCCACTAGCAGCTTGTACCTGCGGAAAGCAGTTTGCGGTCTGTCAGTGTCCGCTATAATCCGCGCACTTTGTGGCGGCCAACGTCACAACACGACACAGCTTGAAGCAGTGCGGGCACAGCCATGCTACGACACCCCTACCGGCCAAGCGCTACGAAATGGTAACGTAAGTGCGGGCAAACGACGCTCGATATGCACGTAAGTGTCCGGTTTTGAACGTGAAGTGCATGATCTGGTTTTTTTAACATGAAGAGGAAGCTTATAGCAATTTTATGGATAATATTTTCTCTGCACCAATCGTTACTTTCTTGCCTGGAAGATACGTATACCCGGCTGCGTAAATGAGAATCACGCCAACAGGTTTTGAACCGTACTTTCTCGACGAATGATTAAACACCCACCACCGCCCTCAACTCTGGCCCGATTTGCTTCGCTCGTTTAAAATATTAATGCCACAGCCATAATTTATTCCCTCATTATTGTTCCCACAAGGCAAGATAGGCGAGGATTTGCCAGTTTTTATATTCACATTTCCGATATTAAACGGTCCCACTTATACATTTACGGACGGGTGCACATGTGCGATGTGCACCGAGCTGTCTTCGTAAGCATCAACTTGTAAACAGTTGCACACAGTTTTGCGCAATCATCAGGTGAGACTCACATGATGCACCCGACGGCCCAGATGTCCGCTGCGTAGCTGTAGCCCTTCTGGGCCAGCATCTCGGGGGCCATGTAGTTGGTGGTGCCGCAGATAGTCCTCTTGAGTTGCCACGAGTAGGGGACGCGGGTGGCGAGTCTGAACTCGGCCACCTTGAGTTGCGAGTGTTTGGTCAGAAGCAGGTTTCCGGGCTTCAGGTCTCGTTGGATTACGTGCTCCTGCACCAGGTACTCGCAGGCGCGGAGCAGCTTGCGCATTAAATACCGCACCTCGGATTCGGACCACCACCCTCTGGGCCGGTGCATCTCCTCCAGAGACTGCAAAATAAATGCGTTAATGAAGCTTGGGGAAGAACTTTGAAGGTCAGACACTCCAAAgaacatcacaaaaaaaaatcggaTTCCTTCAGGTTTTAGACTGGGACATGACGACTCTACCGCACTCCAGTCTGGAGAAGGCTTCTTTCAGttaattgtttttcttgctgcaaGAAACAGTGCCCATATGAAGGCATCACAATATTAAAGGACTGTTTTGAAAACAATAAAATCAGTTTTAAATTTTTGGCTATGCCTTAAATTATGATTGGGAACGTGACGTGCCCTTTTTCGCAAAAATTGCTGAAAGAAATAAACAACCAAATACATAATCATGTAACCTAAAGCAAGgtcgtctaaattattccggaggcctccgctacaacgtccttcatagcctgagttgttttgggaccatGAGCACAATTAAACGAAATAAAAACGAATCTCGAGAACATTAGGAACGTTTTCcaataaatgcaaagaaaataaGTGGAAACGCGAACCACCGAGGAGCCGGAATGTTAACACACCTGTCTTGTGCACAGCTCCAAGATGATGTAGACGTCCTTGGCGTCCTCAAAGTGGCCGTGGAAGCGAACGACGTTCTCGTGGCACAGGGTTCTGTGGATGTTGATTTCCTCTTCGAGCTGTAGACAACAAATTAATTAGTAATTTCGTAAAAGGTTGTATTAAGCGTAAGCAAAATAAGCAAAAGTGTTGACTAAAGGCGCTGGTATTTATAATTATAAACCCTTGCgctgaaaatgaaaaagaaacccTTACGATCGGAAAGGCAATCGGCCAGTAGAGCGAAATCTTGCAACATACGGCTCTACTGATACTTGTTTACCGGAATGAGGTGTAAGTTTTGTCCCCTGCTTGTGACCCTCATTTGCAGATAGAAAGTTGAACGAAAATTGGCAGCAGCATCAAAACGAAATGGAGAGATTGCAGTCTTTTAAGGTTAAGGTGTTACTTTCGACGAAAATGGAGGTTAGATAAGCGTTAGAAACGGCCACAAATCGACACACAGGGGCCATAATTTATAAGAACCCACCATCGATATCGAATCTATTTGGTCCTATCGCGATAGTCACTGTTGTTCTGTGATATTGACGCGTACTTCAAGCGTCCCTAGATGTCACCATTGGCTCATATGAGACCGGACCTCGCCATATCAGCGAAAATGGTTCCGTAGTTTTCCACTGATGCTTGAAAGCGATAGCAGCATGACTGAACAACAGTGTCGAATTCGAGATAACTAACTGGACTCGAAATCGCAAGTGGTTAATTTATCATAATAGAATACGGCCTCGAAGCCCAAATCCACGAAACGTTTAGGTTTCGAACCGGCTGGCTTTGACGACTCGTCATTTTGGCGTAAACGCGGGCAGGGGAATATGGTGAGAGGACGAGAAGGAGACACAACCAGCCAGCGATCACGCGTTTGTTTTGCATTCGCTGGACGGCGCCACAAATTTTGAACTTGCGCGCGAATCCTATGCCGCAGGACAACCTTCGTTACTTTCGTTTTCATATGATTCGGTGCGTCTGCCTGCCTCGTTGCAGCGGCGTCGTCcgaaaaaatggctggggttcaacatAGCTTGAACTTTGTTATACGatcgaaagctctgttaagcatggtctccactgtgtCAAATAAACTGACAACGTGAGATACCCAATAGGCATGTGATCCCGTGGTCATACTACTAGTGCGCGGCACATACCACCGAGCAGTGAAGTTTGGTTTGACCTCGTGAGGCATTTATGGTCATTGCCTCATCCACATCGAAAGAGGATGTTGTACCGTGAGGAGTAGAGCCCTCGCTCTAAAagccaaaaaatcaattttttttctcctcagtgtccaattaagaaaatttctacaaacagaaaagaaagagaaaagacgaAGCGCAGTGATATTGGAACTCACATATTGCCAGAGAATGTCCGATGTAAGATGTCTCTTGGGGATGATTTTGCCTGCGTACACCACGTTCGCCTTTTTGTCCATGAACTCGTAGACGTGCGGAAATCCGCCCTGAAAAAGTAATGCCAGCCTTGCTTCATGGACATCCAAATGAGGGGAGAATGCTGTCGCAGTGAGTGACTGAAACACTCGGGCAGTGGATTCGTTCATTCGAAGACGAAATTACCTTGATGCCTAAGTGCTCAAATTAGACCGCAGCAAGAAATTTATGACATCTGGGACGAATACAAGCTGAAACTAGGTATGATTCAGTTCACAAAGCATCGCAGACAGGAATATGGAGGCAGTCCTTACAGGTTCGCACGAAAAGAGCAGAAATTTCGTGTTTCAGCGCAATTATCCAGCAGTCGTTCGCAATGAACTTTTTGAGGCATTAGGATGCCTTTAATTGGCACAGTAATGCCTGTATAGTAGGGGACGTCAGAAGTCACGAGAATCTCATTAAGGAATAAACTGAGCAATATGACTCTCAAATGACAACTTTAAACAATGACACCACATCTGTAACCGAGTTCTTCCGGTTTTGCACAGTCGTAGTCGTCCGGTCCACATGACGAGCTACCCTCCGTCCGCCTCCCAAACGacaaactcgccgcggtggctcagtgtttatagCACCCTGCGGCGGAGCCGGGGTACGCGAGTTCGAATCCGGCTGCGGCACACGCGTTTCAATCGAGTTGAAACGCAAACAGCGAACGTCTGCTGAGCGACGTCGGTGCCTGTTGCAGATTCCTGAAGGAACTGTTCACCCACTTTGCGGAGCGTCCTTAACCTCCTTGCTTTCAAGAATAACAAGATTCAGAACAAGGCGAATCTATCCGATAACCAATGCGGGtcccaattggtcgaaattattccggtgctgtACACTAAAGCACCTgtatcttcttttactcccttgcCTCACGGCGGTGTTCAGGTGAACCGGTCTCTTAGTAGAAAACGCTGCTTTTCATAAAGATGCCTTGTCCAACTGTTTTATGATCGTTTGATTTAAGAGTCGCACTAACGAATTCCGTTCATTAAAGCCGCCCGTAGTCAGGACTCCCAAAGAGAAAGCCACCGTATTCTGACCACTTATAAAAGTTGTCTTCGCCAAAAGTAATCAAACAACGAGACTTGATTCTCAGCTGTAGAGTGGAAAAATTACGATACCACTCAAGTCTAAAACGTCTCGAAAGGTAAGCCTAACGGCTACACGCCCAGGGTCTTTGACATCAcacattacacaatttttaaagatacGCCTTTTGAGATAGAAGACCCGCTTTTATATGCATAACACTGGTAAACggtctgaaaactaaacatttttttcagatttgcctgtctggtagGGTTTGAAGAATATAATAAATTGCACCAATGTCCAACCAAAAAACTTATATTTAACCCAGCGTTTCGAAGACGagtcggctccttcatcaggggagACTGAGgtcagtagctagcgtctttaataGGGTTCACCAGTGGCAGTGtccttaggaaatacatgggaactttcagaagctctaCCGTGTCTTAAGATGCTAGATTTTtatgaggtctgtggcagcgttgtCTACTTTAGTGGACAGAGGAATTGCTGTGGACGGATATTCATTTTTAagatttttttacaaatcagcgGTAAATATTCAGAAACATTGCACCTTTAGATAtctcggtctttcatgtcatctcatgaaaaaaactaagccagatatcaaaatatCGTCCAGatcatttcctccctttttcattCTTGATTctcaagccgcaattttcatccatatcgagcGTAGTGTTTGccttttacaggctctgaaagctGTGTATATATTTTCTGCGGaaatttgaaattcgcgccaaaatTAACTAGCACATGTGGCTCCATCTGATGTCAGAATATTTTGTGCTACTACACACTACACTAACcccttggttgtctgtgttcatgTGCCCTGGTTTTTACCGAGAACATGGAcggacttgagctctttcttgttttttctagcttcggctgtattcggaaaggagttctgtttttctttttcgctcgagCTTTTGGTGCGGAAAGGCAGTGGGATGGAAGGGCACACCCAAAagctccacccccccccctccccggcagccacacaataatGCATTCTTAgggccaaaacacaggaaggggctatctattcaggacagtgtgagATAACGGCATTGTTACTTGCCCAGGGCAGGGGCGCAGTAACCCAGGGTGGCGATGCAAGTCAAGAATGCAGCtccaaatattcctcataggaggccaTCGAGCCAATTGTGGCACTCACATGAACGCAGCATGGCCTGGTTATTAGGTTATCGGGTCGAAAATCGGTACTGGATTCATAtaaataacccgccgcggtggctctgtggttagggcgctcgactactaagccggagttcccgggttcgaacccgaccgcggcggctgcgtttttatggaggaaaaacgctaaggcgcccgtgtgctgtgcgatgtcagtgcacgttaaagattcccaggtggtcgaaattattccggagccctccactacgacacctatttcttcctttcttctttcactcgctcccttatcccttcccatacggcgcggttcaggtatccaacgatatatgagacatatcaGACATTCGCCCGCCCTCAAATTGAAtacgcatcttccatttggtcacctcaccaacagtacctaattaattccctagagcgcgtacaaaatcgtgccgctcgcttcatttctcgcaactattgccgacattccagtataactaacattaaggcttcgttatcccttccatccttagaatctcgcagaacaatagcacttatctgcctcttccataaaattgtttacagccatcattccttcacactaccccttacaaaaccggcccgcacatctcaccgattgcataatcacctcagttttaagcgcctttcgggaaggaccactgcattcaactcatcagccctgccccgtgcaatcatttattggaatagtcttcctgataacattgttcacatttcagatcatgttattttcaaagaaaaaataagtggcattttcttctgaagtgtgttctgtagtgcgtttttcaatttagtttttcaatttagttctattttctggttggttgcttgttctttgtataacgatgttaaaataaccatgttctacttgcttctttttcccaccccagttatgtaacccccctcacataatactccagacggagcccgtgaggtatttgaataaataaataaataaataaataaataaataaatactgcgccatttcctttcccccaaaaccaattattattattaatataaacGCGCGCCGAGTCCGGAGTCGACGGGTCGAGTCCACACAGCTCCTCCACAAGGGGTAGGTTGAAACAACTCGACCCTgacccgatgtgcttgtaaacgctgtcgagCCGAAATGTagggttagggggggggggggatgataaaTGCGAGCTTGCttttcacgtgcgccgtcgcgcctcgGATACAGGGATGGCGTTCcgcaatcttggaggctgctactgcttgctccaAGCTTGGTGTGgctacagttgaaccggtctcgaatcgctaaaatcgaaTTCATTAAGCACGCactggttgagttggattgaccatgctggACCCGACCCCTGAATCCGCccgacgctatcgggttcatgtaaagaGGGCTAAAGGCGCTGAGTGGTTGTCATGACTCAGCCActaacctcctttcactgaggcacttgccaatcacctgcaatttcacgctatactcgcggacaactgtctatggcagtgcaacagcccccatcaaggggagaaaggaccaccgccttccttttcctgctcagcctctgctgcactgcaactgcaacGTCtggagaaccggtcgaagccaacgttggcctctggctccaagctagtgaaaccagaatgtgtcggatcggcatcgaaacatcggttctctaatgAATCTTGATTCAAGTGTCGCTCTTTCTCCGCAGTTTACCTTttgaccaggcatatctctgcccaGACATTATCAGTGCAGGTACTGTCGACTATAAGCGGGTAAGGGTCGGTACACCCtgtttgcagaaaggagctcACGGGTTTCCGAGCTCCCTAcaccagaatagacatctccgtaAAGTAAGTCacgtgatgtcaaacgttcatgaCCTGGCTgccaaaatcatccagttttacTTCTGAATTGGTTTTGCATGTGCCAAGCGTTCCCCAACCATCTTTCTTCTCAAGGtgtattgttgggcaagttggagagacACTTTGTTGGAAAACAGCGCtcgagtctgtctgtctttcttgtccAGTGTTTCTTGCACTGTTTTCCTACAGATTCTTTCTTCTCCCAAATAGGCCTCGGCATGCGCTACAcatagtcgcacctcctgcactacggtTCCAAAAGTCGCGTAGTTCATTCAGAAATACGCTCGGAAGGGGATCTCTATAActacatatataaaatatataatacataaaatTATTAAAATATAATAAGAACATAGAAAAGCAGGACGCATAATGAGACTTTCCCAGACACCATAGTAGGtatggaattttcgctttcaaaccagTGACGTCATGAGTCTTCAAGTGTGCTGCCGTTTTTATctacagaaagagcacacgcgtaTGGCGTGGTCGGCGCCCATGTTTTCTTCTgttaaattgcaatttttattatttttaaaaatgatcccctaatagcaactttgtccagaacaTTTGGAAGTCGCTTGTGTAATGACGAAATTTGCGTTCTAggtcaccacgaatagcaacaggacgatcGCAGCGCTTTTAAAAACCACTCTTCGCACCCTTTTACTCAACTTTCATTTGTTCCGctctgaaattataagcagtgaatgCGACATTGAAACGATGTActtcagcagtaatttagttactgaagtgagTATGGTTCATAAAcaaactgaagaattcggcggCCCCGATGGCAACAAacctgctcggtggtcatcgatgTGAGACCCTCCAAATAACGCGCTAAAAATAACCACAACAGTCGAGAATAATGTGGAAATAGTTTCGTCCGGCTGcaatccttccagataacgctgatTACATCTCGCATAACGAAGTGATATTCGcgcgcgccaacggttttgaactcggACATACAAATAGTACAACCGTTCCGCGGCATTActtctctcaaagaagcatcagcTTGATGCTTAAATGAAAATTAAGGTCAGCAACAAGAAAGACAATTCAATACAAACACTGGCAGCGCAAATAATGAGAGCGTAAAAAAGTTTTTCACTGAGGCGGCGTcgccgaatcggcgtccacactcgcacatggtcaccaggcttgtattgcgtgtggcggcggaggaatacggaatagccggccgaaTTGCTCAAGGGgcggtgttcccaaggtgtggcAAAATATGACTCgcacttatctgttctggctaggcgaagccaacactgcttctaactacaggctgtatacctcACCCTACTATTGTCTATGAATTTTCGGACAAAAGATGCCATGGAGCTTAGGGAAACCTaaaccggaaaacgtacttttccttgtggcagtggcggctgcgtttttatggaggaaaaacgctaaggcgccgtgtgctgtgtgatgtcagtgcacgttaaagatccccaggtggtcgaaattattccggagccctccactacggcacctctctcttcctttcttctttcactccctcctttatcccttcccttacggcgcggttcaggtgtccaacgatatatgagacagatactgcgccatttcctttccctaaaaaccaattattattattattattgtggcagttcagtggtgggttactggataAACGTCCATTTtctgaccaccaccccttgatAGGGATTATTCGCTTATGCTTCTGTCTGCCAGCTTTGGCAGGTTATACACAGAAAGTTGTCGGCCCTAGTTTTTGTTCGCGGAAAAACTAACACTTTCGTGTCGCGGTAGCATTTATACACCTAAAAaggaaatagaagttccctcctttttgtggtacttaagtgcggccatctatcgacagaaattATCAAATCTGATGTGCCTCGTaactggtgagccctcttaagtaTGAAGGGGGTCATTGGAACGAAAGCCTTAGGTGAGtgggagaaaggggggggggggggggggctaaggctGTAAGTCACGTCGCacaggttttcttttgtgcggtCGTTGTTTTTCGGTATTGACCACCCTGCCAGCTGCTAACCCCGACCCGAGGGATGCCCAAGCGACATCCCCTCAATGCCTGCCAGACAAGGGGATCACCAGACGGCAGATGTCCCTACTACTCCAGCTCCGCATCGGATGTTCTTGGACCGGGGCTAGGCTCCATCGCAAGGGTTTGGCCCTCTCGGCACACTGCTCCCGCTGCGGCCAAACGGAGGAGACCACCGATCATCTCCTCCTCGATTGCCCCTAATTTGCCAAccaccaggcaaagctggctgcctgctacagggACCTGAGCCTTCCATCCGACTCGACCAGTGCCCCCCACAACCCCACCGGCCCAAACGCTTAAAAGGCGCTCcggtctctcctcgccttcctggaggagacgggCCTGGACGGCTATTCCTAGCCTAAGGCATGTGACTGATACGACTGCGTCCCCCGCATCTTTATACTCCCCTTATCGTCTGAAACTCTAGCTATCCTTCTCCTCTCTATCTTATAATAAACTATACACAActgcaaccaaaaattttaacgttaacccaacgtttcgaagccgactcagcTCCTTCTGCAGGGGTgtctgagggcagtagctagcgtcttttaagtatggagggtgGGGGCGGGGGTTGTCAAAGAAACGACCGCTGTTACGCAAAACTCgcaggggagggggagagggggttTATGCttttatgttgaattccaatggcagatcgagagcgctccgccggatcacaaacggagcgcgtacttcaggcggagatcactcattcccattttgccaatggaatgcatgcgctccagCGGGGTCatttcagcgcaagaatagctccaagttcaggcaacatggcggcgcccatcgaagcgcggcctctcacttcaccagcgattcgtccttgtcGCCACTGTCTTTCACAtccacggcaaacaaaaggcgcacaaAGTTTCGCTTTGTGTGACGATGCCCCCGCCACAAAATTCTaatgatgaaacgcgccaaattttcagattgcttgctTATTTACAGAggtgctaggcttagagagtacgcatcatctgacgtcagaaagcgcgggaggttcaaacaagtcaacgattttggtctaaaaagcggtcacaaagaattgaccgcggtGGAATTGACGAcctgttaagaaaattttttgttttaacttgtgcggacaagaacaaaacgaaaaataattacatttgggaggaTTCAATTAAAAAAGAAGTCAtaaatactgcttgtacgttgcccggatcaccgcgtagcgtcgacaggaaggatgcagccggtcatgaccggaagcagacgcgggaaagtaaaacgtcgcgcgcggttccggtcaaatctgccgatttcggcggagcaaatatcgctgctccccggagcgatccgggatcgacgtctgatcccgatctgtcattggaacagacaactcgcactcccattttgcattggaatacgattgctcccaacagagcagaaaaacttgatccggatcagccattggaattcaacattagtcacgctggcgcactgcagggaggtggtgactaacagcctaaattcccctcccccacgcctttcgcgtcacagctgtcattcctttgacaCCCCCCTCCTCTTTacataaaagacgctagctactgccctcagtcacccctgatgaaggagccgagtcggcttcgaaaagttgggttaaagttaaaacttttggctggagttgtgcagttcattatgtcttcaaacccaaccagacaggcaaatctgtcaaaatgtttagtttacaATCCTCTCTATCTGCACCTCGGCAGTGGTGGTGGCGCGATAACATCAGTCACAGGCCCTTGCACTTtcatttcctcttccccttt containing:
- the LOC144109752 gene encoding serine/threonine-protein kinase PLK1-like, which translates into the protein MASARTSDEFFHVVIDTNSQTEYTRGKFLGKGGFPHVYEFMDKKANVVYAGKIIPKRHLTSDILWQYLEEEINIHRTLCHENVVRFHGHFEDAKDVYIILELCTRQSLEEMHRPRGWWSESEVRYLMRKLLRACEYLVQEHVIQRDLKPGNLLLTKHSQLKVAEFRLATRVPYSWQLKRTICGTTNYMAPEMLAQKGYSYAADIWAVGCIMYKLLVGRPPFDSPSSAETVVRIKMNRFKIPSTVSPEASALIRWILQPAPARRPSIEAIMHHEFMMKGLLPPDLPASYEGTQHRSGLNRPETRGGNARCYEFVGKKANLVYAGKIVSKSHLQSDVNRQYLEQEINIHRTLCHKHVVRFHGHFEDAKNVYIILELCTRQSLEKVRRWRRILSEFEVRNLMRQLLRACEYLVQEHVIHRDLKLGNLLLTTGSQLKMADFGLATRVHYEGQLKRSICGTTNYMAPEMLTQKGYSYSADIWAVGCIM